Proteins from a genomic interval of Rubinisphaera italica:
- the glk gene encoding glucokinase, translating to MLLAGDIGGTKTVLALFDENNPKEIIKEQRYVSKDYSDLDVIVRKFLKDNPCEIVSASFGVAGPVDNGKCKTTNLPWMVDEVVLAECVGTKKTRVINDLEAMAWSVEILDKNDLVCIHQGREIDDNRGVIAAGTGLGEAGIWYGTRYHPFGSEGGHADFSPKSHEEDALLSFLRNKFQNVSWERVLSGPGIENIFEFLVNTYREKPAEHVVEKMKEEIPAAVITAAALARECPACIRTMEMFVGLYGAEAGNLALKLMAFGGMYIGGGIAPKILPLLDSDTFRDAFLRKGRFRDALSRIPIHVIMTSKAPLLGAAHVADLLAHDQPIF from the coding sequence ATGTTGTTGGCGGGCGATATTGGTGGAACCAAAACTGTTCTGGCCTTGTTCGATGAGAACAATCCCAAAGAGATTATTAAGGAGCAGCGATACGTCTCTAAAGATTATTCGGATCTCGACGTAATCGTGCGGAAGTTCCTGAAAGATAATCCGTGTGAAATCGTCTCGGCTAGTTTTGGTGTCGCTGGACCTGTTGATAACGGCAAATGCAAAACGACGAATCTTCCCTGGATGGTCGATGAAGTTGTCCTGGCGGAGTGCGTCGGCACGAAGAAAACTCGAGTGATCAATGACCTGGAAGCGATGGCCTGGTCGGTCGAAATCCTGGACAAGAACGATCTGGTCTGCATTCACCAGGGCCGGGAGATTGATGATAACCGTGGCGTCATCGCTGCGGGTACTGGATTGGGTGAAGCGGGGATTTGGTACGGCACCCGTTACCATCCTTTTGGGAGTGAAGGCGGTCATGCCGACTTTTCGCCGAAATCACATGAAGAGGATGCCCTGCTCAGCTTCCTGCGAAACAAGTTCCAAAATGTATCCTGGGAACGCGTCCTTTCCGGCCCAGGCATTGAAAACATCTTTGAATTTCTGGTCAATACTTATCGAGAGAAACCAGCAGAGCACGTTGTTGAGAAGATGAAAGAAGAAATTCCGGCAGCCGTCATCACTGCGGCGGCTTTGGCCAGAGAATGCCCTGCCTGTATTCGAACAATGGAAATGTTCGTCGGCCTCTACGGAGCAGAAGCGGGCAATTTGGCCTTAAAACTGATGGCCTTTGGCGGCATGTATATTGGTGGCGGCATTGCTCCCAAAATATTGCCGCTACTCGACAGCGACACCTTCCGCGACGCCTTCTTAAGAAAAGGCCGATTTCGAGATGCCCTCTCCAGAATTCCAATTCATGTCATCATGACCAGCAAAGCCCCACTTCTGGGAGCGGCTCATGTGGCCGATCTGTTAGCCCATGATCAGCCCATTTTTTAG
- a CDS encoding DJ-1/PfpI family protein, with protein MSTPKLLLLAGDYVEDYEIMVPFQTLLTLGYEVHAVCPGKKSGDQVRTAIHDFEGDQTYSEKPGHNFTLNADFDAITLSDYAGLVIPGGRAPEYLRLNEKVLEIVRDFMTQNKPVAAICHGLQILAAAGALQGRSCTAYPACGPEVSLAGGDFVSKNVDEAYVDGNLVTAPAWPAHPAWIREFVKVLGAKIQL; from the coding sequence ATGTCGACTCCGAAATTATTATTGCTGGCTGGCGATTATGTTGAGGACTATGAAATCATGGTCCCCTTTCAGACTCTCTTAACACTGGGATACGAAGTCCATGCGGTCTGTCCGGGAAAGAAATCCGGCGATCAGGTTCGGACGGCCATTCACGATTTTGAAGGCGATCAGACTTACAGCGAAAAGCCGGGGCACAACTTCACACTCAATGCGGATTTCGATGCAATCACATTGAGTGATTACGCCGGTCTCGTCATTCCCGGCGGTCGAGCTCCCGAGTACTTGCGTCTGAATGAGAAGGTTCTGGAGATTGTTCGCGATTTCATGACTCAGAACAAGCCGGTCGCTGCAATTTGCCACGGCTTGCAAATTCTAGCCGCAGCGGGAGCTTTACAGGGGAGAAGTTGCACGGCTTATCCGGCCTGTGGTCCTGAAGTGTCGTTGGCGGGCGGGGATTTTGTCAGCAAAAATGTCGATGAAGCCTATGTCGATGGAAATCTTGTCACTGCTCCTGCCTGGCCAGCACATCCGGCCTGGATTCGAGAGTTTGTTAAAGTGCTCGGCGCGAAAATTCAACTCTAA
- the ptsP gene encoding phosphoenolpyruvate--protein phosphotransferase produces the protein MITKNGIAVSPGIAVGDALVIGTEDFRIPQRFIPRRIVDQELERLHQALENVSAEILENERLANEAIGLQYGAIFAAHLQMAQDPKLISEVELLIRDRCYSPEFASSRTLRKYARQFQALGNAYFAERAADIYDLEKRILRHLLGEQRESLAELTQPVIVVAHNLTPSETAGLKKDVVLGFVTEVGGRTSHTAILAAALEIPAIVGIGPFIADISGGDTVVVDGTSGEFIIDPDDDTLLRINEVRQKYKSVSDRRSQMRDLVSETRDGQRIFLMGNIEFPQEAEQCEQKGADGIGLYRTEFLYLGRDTIPTEEDHYNAYREVIEGFPNQPITIRTLDLGADKIPGWIRRQYSDDSNPALGLRSIRMSLHDMDMFKTQLRAVLRASVGAQVGIMFPLVSSLLEFRQARLIVREVMEDLEELNIPFNADIALGIMVEVPATVLMAKEFAREVDFFSIGTNDLIQYTLAADRSDPQVAKWHNAADPSIIRMIAMVIEAAKNENIPVSVCGQMSSDPKCVPLLIGMGIRQISVSPHAIPEIKEVIRHLTLEKAEAMAKYVKSQELARDIESYLNRELRKLVPDNSQ, from the coding sequence ATGATTACTAAAAACGGCATCGCGGTCTCTCCCGGCATTGCCGTCGGCGATGCTCTTGTTATCGGCACAGAAGATTTTCGGATTCCTCAACGATTTATTCCAAGACGAATTGTCGATCAGGAACTCGAACGTCTGCATCAGGCCCTCGAGAATGTTTCCGCTGAAATTCTGGAAAATGAACGCCTGGCGAATGAAGCGATTGGCCTGCAGTATGGCGCGATCTTCGCTGCTCACCTGCAAATGGCACAGGACCCAAAGCTGATTTCTGAAGTCGAACTACTGATTCGTGATCGTTGCTACAGTCCGGAATTCGCATCCAGTCGAACACTCAGAAAATATGCACGCCAATTTCAGGCTCTCGGAAATGCTTATTTTGCAGAGCGAGCCGCTGATATTTACGATCTTGAAAAACGGATTCTCCGTCATTTGCTGGGAGAACAACGGGAAAGTCTGGCGGAATTGACACAGCCTGTCATTGTGGTCGCCCATAATTTAACACCCAGTGAAACAGCCGGTCTGAAAAAAGATGTTGTCCTCGGTTTTGTGACCGAAGTCGGTGGTCGAACCAGTCACACTGCGATTCTGGCTGCAGCCTTGGAAATTCCGGCTATTGTCGGCATCGGCCCGTTTATCGCGGATATCTCAGGTGGCGATACCGTTGTCGTTGACGGCACGAGTGGCGAGTTCATCATCGATCCAGATGACGATACGCTGTTGCGAATCAATGAAGTTCGACAGAAGTACAAAAGCGTCTCAGATCGCCGCAGTCAGATGCGGGACCTGGTTTCTGAAACCAGAGATGGCCAGCGTATTTTTCTGATGGGAAATATTGAATTTCCTCAGGAAGCCGAGCAATGCGAACAAAAAGGCGCGGATGGAATTGGATTGTATCGAACTGAGTTTTTGTATCTCGGACGTGACACAATCCCAACTGAAGAAGATCATTATAATGCCTATCGAGAAGTGATTGAAGGTTTTCCAAATCAGCCGATCACAATTCGGACACTCGATCTGGGAGCCGACAAAATTCCAGGTTGGATTCGTCGTCAGTATTCCGATGATTCCAATCCTGCACTCGGATTACGCAGTATCCGCATGTCTCTGCACGATATGGATATGTTCAAGACTCAGTTGCGAGCGGTCCTGCGTGCTTCAGTGGGGGCACAGGTCGGAATTATGTTTCCGCTGGTTTCATCGCTCCTCGAATTCCGGCAAGCCCGATTGATTGTCCGGGAAGTGATGGAAGATCTGGAAGAGTTGAACATCCCATTCAATGCCGATATTGCACTCGGCATCATGGTTGAAGTTCCTGCAACGGTATTAATGGCCAAAGAATTTGCCCGTGAAGTCGATTTCTTTTCGATTGGGACAAACGACCTGATTCAATACACATTAGCGGCGGATCGTTCCGATCCTCAGGTCGCCAAATGGCATAATGCAGCCGACCCGTCCATTATTCGCATGATTGCGATGGTGATTGAAGCGGCAAAGAATGAGAACATCCCGGTCTCCGTTTGTGGACAGATGAGTTCCGATCCGAAATGTGTGCCGTTATTGATTGGCATGGGCATTCGGCAAATCAGTGTCAGTCCGCATGCGATTCCGGAAATCAAAGAAGTCATTCGGCATCTGACGCTGGAAAAGGCCGAAGCGATGGCCAAGTATGTGAAATCTCAGGAACTGGCCAGAGATATCGAAAGCTATCTCAACCGAGAACTTAGAAAACTGGTTCCAGATAATTCTCAATGA
- a CDS encoding Flp family type IVb pilin: MKKVIDNVKHFLVCEDGPTAVEYAVMLALIVVVCLTAIKAIGTNANTQFGKVRDAIS, from the coding sequence ATGAAAAAAGTCATCGACAATGTAAAGCACTTTCTGGTTTGCGAAGACGGCCCAACTGCAGTTGAATACGCTGTCATGCTGGCTCTGATCGTCGTTGTCTGTCTGACAGCGATCAAGGCTATCGGAACAAACGCCAACACTCAGTTCGGCAAAGTTCGCGACGCGATCAGCTAG